In Athalia rosae chromosome 6, iyAthRosa1.1, whole genome shotgun sequence, one DNA window encodes the following:
- the LOC105691798 gene encoding UDP-glycosyltransferase UGT5-like produces MRLIATLVLLCLMGREGFGAKILGLLPFPGRSHLSVSSPVLHGLAKKGHDVTAYVPFSTGFNATNYREIVYEHTPITNSIDVLSVVNVNAIQKPFGFFFMGIFTTEMALNTTEVRDLIRSEEKYDLIVMEEFLNEAFFVFAHKFKCPVVLVSTFGSSAVVDQIFGNSAPLSYVPSLFLIADDRMTLIERFQNVLVTVYTNLLRDLFYMPRQQALAVKYLGDSGVEIPDLGEIERQADFILVNSHPAFSTPKPYMPNMKDVAGMHLKPVKPLPADLKEYLDSSKTGVVLFSLGSAMQSVKMPENVLRVLKKSFERLPFDVLWKWENDTMADKPKNVRIGKWLPQNDLLAHPNLKLFVTHGGISSLMETVYHGVPIVATPLFGDQMRNIMLAERRGYAIYLDFQTMTENQIYEAVMKVANDPKYKENVKKVSAYWRDDLNHPLDQAVHWVEYVLKHDGAKHLKATVTEQTFVQYLLLDVAFLILTILTLTFLAVRRIFGSICGRTGPKAISKKTN; encoded by the exons ATGCGTTTGATAGCgacgttggtgctcctctgtcTGATGGGGCGCGAAGGATTCGGCGCTAAAATTCTGGGTCTTTTGCCGTTCCCCGGAAGATCGCACCTCTCCGTGAGTTCACCGGTGTTGCACGGACTCGCTAAAAAAGGACACGACGTCACGGCCTACGTACCATTTTCCACCGGATTCAACGCCACGAATTACAGAGAGATCGTCTACGAACATACCCCGATAACGA ATTCCATCGACGTGTTGTCGGTAGTCAACGTGAACGCGATACAGAAGcccttcggttttttcttcatggGGATATTCACGACGGAAATGGCGCTGAACACGACGGAGGTCAGAGATCTGATCAGATCCGAGGAGAAGTACGACCTGATCGTCATGGAGGAATTCCTGAACGAGGCGTTCTTCGTGTTCGCCCACAAATTCAAGTGTCCCGTGGTACTAGTGAGCACCTTCGGCAGTTCGGCTGTGGTGGATCAGATTTTTGGAAACTCGGCGCCGCTCAGCTACGTGCCCAGTTTGTTTCTCAT CGCCGACGACAGGATGACGCTTATCGAAAGATTCCAGAACGTCCTCGTCACCGTTTACACCAATCTGTTGAGAGATCTGTTCTACATGCCGCGGCAGCAGGCTCTGGCCGTCAAATATCTCGGAGATTCGGGCGTCGAGATACCGGATCTCGGAGAAATCGAGAGACAGGCTGACTTCATACTCGTGAACAGCCATCCGGCTTTCTCCACCCCCAAACCGtacatgccgaacatgaaggaCGTCGCCGGAATGCACCTGAAACCGGTCAAACCTTTGCCCGCG GACTTGAAGGAGTACCTGGACTCGTCGAAGACCGGTGTGGTCCTCTTCAGTCTTGGATCGGCCATGCAGAGTGTCAAGATGCCGGAGAACGTGCTCAGGGTGTTGAAGAAATCATTCGAACGTTTGCCTTTCGACGTTCTCTGGAAATGGGAGAACGACACGATGGCTGACAAGCCGAAGAACGTTCGTATAGGGAAATGGCTGCCGCAAAACGACCTGCTCG cGCATCCGAATTTGAAACTGTTCGTCACTCACGGCGGTATATCCAGTCTGATGGAAACGGTGTACCACGGTGTTCCGATCGTAGCTACTCCCCTGTTCGGAGATCAGATGCGGAACATCATGTTGGCGGAGAGGCGAGGTTACGCCATATATTTGGACTTTCAAACGATGACGGAGAACCAGATTTACGAAGCGGTCATGAAGGTCGCTAACGATCCAAAGTACAAAGAGAACGTTAAGAAG GTATCGGCCTACTGGAGGGACGACTTGAATCATCCTCTGGATCAGGCGGTTCACTGGGTTGAGTACGTATTGAAACACGACGGCGCGAAACACCTCAAGGCCACCGTCACGGAGCAGACCTTTGTTCAATATCTTTTGCTGGACGTCGCCTTCCTAATCTTGACGATATTGACCTTGACCTTCTTAGCTGTACGTCGAATCTTTGGATCAATCTGCGGGAGGACCGGCCCCAAGGCGATTTCGAAAAAGACCAACTAG
- the LOC105691742 gene encoding BTB/POZ domain-containing protein KCTD16 — MELQESSEVPCVVELNVGGVFYTTALSTLTTESESHLAGIFTGQTPVEKDAKGKYFLDRDGVLFRYVLDFLRNKSLVLPEGFRERERLRQEAKFYGLPGLEKVILERSDSVIPGKRSPGYITVGYRGSFAFGRDGLADVKFRKLSRILVCGRVALCRDVFGETLNESRDPDHGMSDRYTSRFFLKHNFIEQAFDMLQEQGFKLAGSCGSGTAGGSAEQLKPGVDSEENRWNHYNEFVFVRE, encoded by the coding sequence ATGGAGCTCCAAGAATCTTCGGAAGTTCCGTGTGTGGTTGAATTGAACGTCGGTGGAGTATTTTACACAACGGCTTTATCGACATTAACTACGGAATCGGAGTCTCACCTGGCGGGGATATTCACGGGTCAAACTCCCGTTGAAAAGGACGCGAAAGGGAAATATTTCCTGGACAGAGACGGGGTACTGTTTCGTTACGTTTTAGATTTTCTGAGGAACAAATCTCTGGTGTTACCCGAGGGATTTCGAGAGCGTGAAAGACTGCGTCAGGAAGCAAAGTTCTACGGACTTCCAGGACTGGAAAAGGTGATACTGGAACGGAGCGATTCCGTTATACCAGGAAAACGATCACCCGGCTACATCACGGTTGGATACCGCGGAAGTTTTGCCTTCGGTCGGGACGGTTTGGCCGATGTGAAATTTCGCAAATTGTCGAGAATTTTGGTCTGCGGACGGGTAGCTCTTTGCAGAGATGTTTTTGGCGAGACGTTGAACGAGAGCAGAGATCCGGATCACGGTATGTCCGATCGTTACACGTCCagattttttctaaaacatAATTTCATCGAACAAGCATTCGATATGCTGCAGGAACAGGGTTTCAAACTAGCAGGAAGTTGCGGTTCCGGGACCGCCGGCGGTAGTGCTGAACAATTAAAGCCGGGTGTTGATTCAGAAGAAAACCGCTGGAATCATTACAACGAGTTTGTTTTTGTGCGCGAATAA